The Branchiostoma floridae strain S238N-H82 chromosome 6, Bfl_VNyyK, whole genome shotgun sequence genomic interval tACGTTTACTATTTTTTATTACTTATTTTGTATATCATGCACAGTCTGGATAGGCTTGGTCTTATTTCTATGTAACATTAAAGCAGAATAGGTTTTCAGAGACCAACAAATTGTACTTTCCAAAGTCAACATAACCAACAATGTTTTCATTGCTTTTAGCACATTTCATCAGTTTGGGAAGCACGAAAGCAATTTCCATCGCCCCGAATGTTTGTCCTTGAGAGCAGTTGATTAATAATTAAGTGATATTGCTGATAGTGATAAATTATCTATTATGCATTTACCATGACAAACCAGCATTTTGCACGAAATAAAAACTGAACTATGTTGTTATTGACGTTGCATATAAGGAGCAACATGGTTTAACTTAAATACACGGGTAGCGCTAGAGAATGTACCCCAAGGCTACTAAGTGTAATCGGACGCACCGACCAAAGGTCAATAAATACATACTTAGTAAGATACAGACTACgttgtctctaccagactccataggtggctgggaaaaccatagaaataGAACAAATAGAGGAAAGCCAGAGAAGTtcagccggctagggaacagcttgcgaCCTTAGTAGTGAGGAAATGATtgttctggccggctgactcccctggTGTActatgactctatttgtccaatttctacaattagatcaCCGATCTATCGGAGCCTGGTTGAGACTACAGACTACGGCCTATATATGCCAGTACAGTCAAAagtgcccaagaagaccactcagggtaAATGtggtctatatggacaggtggtcattatagacaggattctatgtttgtgtcaatggaaaaaagtATCGAACTCTAAAAGTGGGCACATGCAATGATTGGCCACGTAGTCCTTTTGTAGCGatgaggtggtcacttgtacaggttcattaatctccaagcagatcctacggtgccttaagatagtatcaaagctggcaaaggggTACCGGTATagcaaagggagtcagacgggcaccctGTAGCAAACACACTCctgggccggcttcactcctctgccagcttttgatactctcttatactaccgtaggatctgcttggagattacaggtTTAACTAAAATACATATACTAACATGTTATGATGCTAAGATGTCACAAACAGCCACCATATACACAGTCCATTCACCCGTGCTGTAGTGGTACAATTTGGGACCAATCAGTACCGTACATTACAGTCATTAACGTGACCCTTCAATAGATATATTTAAAGCATGGTTCATTAGTAAATCATTAAATAAGAAGCGTCAGAAATGGGAACGCAAACAAAGAGAGGCCACGTATTTGAAGGATAGTCTCGATCAGACTCTACTTCTACGTCTCCAAAAGTCGCTGGTGACGGTGAGATGCCCTTCCCCTGAGGGATACAGGAAACAACCCTTCCAGTAAGCGTGACCGCTAGCTTCGGTGCAAAGGAGTAGCTTTCAATGAATAATGTACCTTTAACCTGGTAAATGCTGAGTTCGAATCAATACTTACACTCGGCGCTTTCACCCTGGTCGCTGCTCATCTTGGCCCAACTTGTCTCCGTGGGTTCTTCCATTTAATAATTCCTAATGGTACGTTGTTGCAAAGTCAGGTAGAATGGATGGCGACTCGGGTGCGACTAAAGGTCCTGCTGCGACGGTTGTGATCTTGGCCCCTTGGTGACATAAGCTGggctaaaaaaaaatacacgaaGCACCTGTGCAGAGGCCGACGTCTTTCGCGGCTGAAGTCCACTGACTGAAGTAACTTCAGTATGTGTACTTGCCCTGTGATCTCACTGTCCTTCCGGCCTACTAACTCTACGACTCTATTTACCAAGACGTACCTATTTGGCAGATAGGTGTGTTGCGTACAATTAAGACACAGCCCTGTATCAAGTAGGGCTGTAAGTAAGGCAGTTTGCATCGCTATTTCTAAGGAACTCGAACTTTAGACTTAAGTAATTCCTTAAAGTATTGAATATATATCACATTTTGGAAATCCTACAGCAGGGTCCCCTCGATCGGAGCAGTAGTGATACAATCCACCATTTAGGATTGCGTCATCACTTACAGGCAGAAGCTTCAGCCATTGATGAGGTTCTAACGAATAGATAGAATTTCCTTGTGGGTAACAAAGTAAAAATGTAtcgtaaaacattttcagaaaatgtGTTTCAGACATATTACACCTTGACAATGCAGAGAAACTtagatatgtaacgttaagcGAGTATTAATTATGCTAATACATTTGAAAATGGCTGGGTCACAGAACCGGTTTAGTGCATAGCACGACATTGTGTACTTTGACCTTGGATTATTTCAGCAGCATCAGCTTTATTAGTACTGACCTTTAGACTGTGCATGTTGCCGTGCAAGTGTGGCGTCGATGTTATTCAGAGATCGGGTCCAGATTGTGCAGTCATGGGGAAAAGCTAGTGTtttaccagactccggcctggccaaatagtaataggggactttcgCCAAGTTGGAAATAAAGGTCTATTAAAAACTGTCCGGCTAGcagatagctggatagactgaaAAAGAATTGACTGAAATCCTATGGcaacttagcctgggtaccatccggaaagtagttcgctccggcgttcattatatactatagtataaacagtcgcttctagctctgacattcattgtacactatatacagtcgcttctctgtgtttccggatagcagaagcgaacataggagcgaactactatccgtatggtacccaggctaatggcAACTTATGTGTCCCTAAGTTGTCAATATGCTTATTTTTTAGGTctagctgacacgtctgcttgtaGACTAAGGAAAAGCATCCTCCACCATCCTCCTTTATCAGGGGGTTATGGATAGGAGAATCCGGCAAAAGAGAGCAAATAGACTGCCAGGAGAGtatggtacagtagaagccgcttaattgcacggtctaCTTATCAGTgcatttggtgcaattatccgactggtgcaataatgcgaagttagcTAGCGGGACCGCTCCGGTTTTGGACTCTGGGATTCcctgcagttaacagaagtgtgtgttaatccaATGTATATGGTTAGCAGCAATGCCCTGTGTAGCGACATCGTGCGGAGGTCAGACGGACAGCAGCCTTCATGTGCTATGGcaccacgaacactccattCCCCCTTCGGCAAAAAATAATTCTCGCGAGcttacattcatttatttaaatTAACGTTATCTTACCCTGTCCATTGTGCACCCCAACAATTACCCCTCCTTACCTCGTATACAATATTTTCTGCCCAGATGGGAGATATTTTCTCTTCCCAAAATTAATTTCTGATATAAGCTCCCAATgaattccactctacgacaGTTCTAACTTCTATGAAAATGCGAAGTAGACACTTTTGTGCTGTACCTTGTTTATTTCGAGGATATCTCAATACAACACAACTGAACTATAATTGACTATCTAAGGAACATACACCAATTTTTGCTGTTCAAGACAACACTTGATAATCCGTTTGTGTCCGATATTGCGTGAGATAATTGgttaaactgaaaaaaatacacttgCAACTGGTAACAATCTTTGCTTTTGCACAACTGACAGCCCCGTGAAACAAAACTACTCTCCATCAACCATAAGGCCTGTGTCCTACACTTTGCTCTTATCAATTTATTATGTTGTTTCTCACACAGTGCAGGGGAGGGTGTCTAGCTATTGCAATACCAATAGCCTTTTCTATGCTCCGTGCGGTGGGGCCAAAATAACTATACCTAATTCACCCAAGTACAGCGACATTGTGGTCAAAATCATCCAGTAATTTATACTGATTGTATACATGGGTCGTTGGGACCGGGCGCAACTTTGAGTAGTGTAACAGTATTTACGAACAGTCAACAGCATGGAAGAGTCTTTGACAATATGACGTTGTAGCTTTGAATTTGATGTAGGTTTTGGTCCTTGTACTAGGAGTAGTCACACTCATACCTACACATTTAGGTAACGATTGCATATACAAACAACGTCAAATTTTCCCAAGCTCTAGTCTGTAGATTTTGGTCCTAGAACCAGGGAAAGTCATACTCACTACAAACTGCAGGTCCGGACTGTATAACATACACGTTCAAATATTCCTTAAAAATAATTCAACCTGAACCTCTAATGATCTCTAATGGCTCTGTGCCTAGTTCAGTACTGGGAGCTTCCATAGTTAAGCTGTTCAGAACCTGGTAGTGAGACTGCCTTCCCTAACCTACAGCCCTGATAGTTTTTGTCCGCCTCCAACAGTGGCTAATTCGCGGACTGGAACTTAAACAAGACTGTATTCCAGGCTAATAAAATAACCACCAGgacacgcccccctccctcccaccTCGATACTGGCCTAAACTGAGGATCTTTGTGAACATTACACTTTTGAGGTTAAGATTTGttaacagttttcttttgagAATGGTCCCACTAGAGAGAAGACTGTTGAGACTGAAGATCTGGAGAGATGATTCTCTTCAAGAACGATCCACTATATGGTTAGCGATGGCGATGGCCTCTATCTCCACACGTCCGTTCTTCGGCAAGGCGGCGACCTGGAAGGCGGCCCGTGCGGGCGGGTTGGCCGGGAAGTACTTCTTGTACACCTCGTTGACGGCAGCGAAGTCGTTGATGTCCGCCAGCAGGACGGTCGCCTTCACCACGTGGCTGTAGTCGATGTTGGCGGCTTCGAGAATCGAACCCATGTTCTTCAGTGCTTGCTCAGCCTCGGGAACCACCCCTCCCGATACGAGGTTGCCCGACGCGGGGTCCATGCCGATTTGCCCGGAGATATACATGGTGTCCCCGACCACCACAGCCTGGCTGTACGGCCCGATGGCGGCTGGGGCCTTCGCTGTGCTGATGATCCTTCTAACCACTCCTGCCATCTTGTTTTAGTGTGATTTTGGCTTGTAGTTTTTGCCGAGCAGCGTTGTGACAACTCACCATTCACTCCGTCTGTCTGACCTCAGTTTGACCTCACCGACGGGCCACGTGACCTGTAGTCTCGCACTGGAGTTTCTgcgtaatctctaagcagatgttggacgGAAGATGTTTTTAGGGGAACTTAGCTGAAACTTCCCGTGCAGGTAGGTTGCACAGCGTTATCAGTGTTCTTCTGGAAGTGgggcactgttgtaggggccaTGTGTATTACCCTTTTCTAAGAATTGCAATGTTATGACAACCCTATTTGGGAGCAGAGGACATATGACAGGAAACTACAGTGAGAGGCTTGGCCAGAAGTTCATTAGTTGAAGGCTGTTGTTGGGTTAAACGAGTGGGCGTGACCAACAAGTCCTATAGAACGCATCTCAAGTGGAACAGACGACACATTTAGAAGGTCTCAGAATGGCAGGAGTCGTCAGAAAGATCATTGCCGGTAGAAATCCTGCGATTCCGCTCAGCCAAGCTGTCATAGTCGGGGACACCATGTACATATCGGGGCAGCTTGGACTAGACCCAAGCACACCGGGCAAGTTCGTACCAGGAGGGGTCGTCCCAGAGGCGGAGCAGGCACTGAAGAACATGGGCTCGATTCTCAAAGCCGCCAACATCGACTACAGCCACGTGGTGAAGGCGACCGTCCTGCTGGCGGACATCAACGACTTCGCTGCCGTCAACGAGGTGTACAAGAAGTACTTCCCGGCCAACCCGCCCGCACGTGCCGCCTTCCAGGTCGCCGCCCTGCCGCTAGGTGGGCGGGTGGAGATAGAGGCCATCGCCATCGTTAGTGCCATAGTGGACCGCCCAGCTTCTAAACTGTAAACACTGGACGTGACTGTCCCCTTGCAAGCTTTTGGTATCCTGAATTGAAGAACGGCAAACTGGAGTGGACACTCCTACTACCgggtaccctgggagccagccgggatcgggcagctaggacagtttattcggtggcccaagacagtcaggcccgccaaGCTCATATTAGCACCCCGGGCCCCTATTATGTCCATCTGCCCtttgggcttaaactcccccgagCACTAAATGTCAGATCAgtgggctgactgccttgggtccccgaacaaaactcgccagctacccggtcctgtctggctcccagggtaactACCGGGCTGAAACGACAACGCtcttctagttctagttctagctCATAGTCTGCAAATTACCTGGTAGGATCACGcaggctctactctactcataaACAAGCACAAAATATTCTCAAGACAAGACTCAAATATGTTTGATATTCTCTGCGCGTCAGATCGCCAATTTCTCACGGTAGCCTGGATGCCGGACTGTTTTCAGGGGCTACACAGGACAGCTCCTCTGAGCTAGGGTGAACATGCACCGAAGGAATAATTCTACAACAGGCCCTTCTGAGTAAAACCCTGACACGATAGATGCTATTGAATTGAGATCATGTCGAGGGTCAGGCGTCCAGTTTCTGCTGCAAGCTTTCTACAAATGATAATTATCTACGGATCCGGTCCAGATAAGGACGCTGGGAACGTCTTATGTTTTGGAGAAAGCGACggataaaatgaataaatatgcTAATTATGAGatcttgacttcttttttgtttgtacatCCTTCATATTCATCTTGAATATTTTTGTAACTTTGTCTCAGAGGCAAGTGATTCTTTGGAATAGCGCTAGCCTGCTGACAAGCCATCCTTAATCTGGGTGGTAAACTTAACGTTATTTAAGTTATATACTAAATTTTTGTAAGAGGTAATGATATTTTTGGTAAACGTTTAATAAAGGTTAGGATGTTTTCGGTAACAGCGTTCGTGGGTTTGTGGGGAACAGTCATCGAGTCGTTTGCTATATTGAggtaggtactctttagtaatGCATGAATAAGTGTTTAAGTCTTGAAGAAATTATTATTGATTAGATAAtgatcaagtttattgcaaattcttgcccgtgggctaattacaggtaacataaaagattcaaacagtgtaaaatacaatataacaagtgtctagtctagtctataactagtaaaagctaacactagatcctgggttattgggttcggctcctttttcgaagacagtggaagacgaaagatcccactatttggcgaagggatgtgttcgtggaactctagttcctaCCAGGCTGTTTTTCccaacttggccaaagtccccaaTTACTATTCGgacaggccggagtctggtagaagcTAGCTTTTCTCCAAGATTGCACAATCTGGACCCGATCtctgaactagagttccacaaaacACATACCTTCAGAAAATAATCAAGGCTTGTTATGGATAGTGTCTTTATTTGGGACTCTAAGTCTAAGGTCTCACTCATGTAATAATGTTAGTACATATATACCATTTTGTGattcttattatttacttgcATATGTACTTGTATATAAGTTATCTTTGTTGATTCTTATTATTCACTTGAATATGTAGTTtgtttcggggagacaacttgcagaggtatcgcctgttttgtctccccaccaagttcaataaataaatatataagtACTTAAAGAGTACCTCGCCAAACAAAAAGTAAACGACAGGATGGACGTTTGATTTTAACGGTTGTAAATTCCCTTTTATCCATTCCAACTGATGTCAAGCGTCATACTGAGGAAAACGTGTTTGTAACTGTAGAAATTAGCACGAAAAGTTTGACAGACCtacctatccaccaaatatcattaatattcatCAACAGCATCTCGAGTTATGTGGTTTACAGCCAAACGCACGTACGTACAAATATCCCTGGGTACcagtaggaaaacgccaggtacatacaccattttcgaacttgacctttttatgacccctacctatccaccaaatatcaccAATATCcaacaacatctcgagttatgttgtttacagaccagtaggaaaacgccaggtacaCCATTTTCAAACGTGACCTACCTtttcacaaccgctacacacctaccaaatgtcatcaagatccattcacatttttttagttatttACTGTTTCCATAACCTTCTGCCATTATGGCGAAGGCAATAACATCGACGCCATACTTGCACAGCAACATGTACAGTCAGCActgtcaaggacgttatatgagacgTCTTTGGTACTGTTAAAGCTGCTGAAATAATCCAAGGCCAAATGACACAATGGCGTGCTGTGCACGAAACCGGTTCTTTGACTTTCAGCGGCCATTTTCGAATTTATTACAGCAATTAATACTCTTTTGACGTTAGTTATATCTATGCTTCTGTGCATTGTCAAGGTGTCATGTGTCTGAAACACATtctctgaaaatgttttacgtTATAATTTCTCTTTGTTACCCCCAAAGAACTTCTATCTATTCATTAGAACCTCATCAATACCTGAGGCTTCTGCCTCAGTGGTCACGTCCTTGGAtcagatgtaacgtccttggataTCCTAAACGGTGGACTGTACCACTTCTGCTCGCCTCCCATCGAGGGGGTCCTTATGTATGATTTCCCAAATTGAATGCTTTCAAGAATTACTTAAGTCTAAAATTTGAGTAAATGTATTTAAATACAACGACACAAACTGATTTGCTTACAGCCATACTTAATACAGCGTTTGTCTCTATTGTACGTGAAgaaaacacgtgaaaaagacaCCCATGCCATCGAATATAGGTACGTCTTGGTAATGATTATTAGCGGAGGGCAGCGAGTTCACTGGGCAAGTACACATACTGAAGTCATTAGCCTAGGTTCGGGTGATTCGTACGTTTTTTCAGTCCGGCTTACGTCACCAAGGGGCCAAGAACGCAACCGTCGCAGCAGGACCTTTAGTCGCACCCGATTGGCTATCCATTCAACCTGACTTCTCAACAAAGCTAGACGTACCACCAGAAATTATTCAATGGAAGAACCCACGGAGACAAGTTGGGCCAAGATGAGCAGCGACCAGGGTGAAAGCGTCGAGAGTAAGTATtgagtggtgttcaagtactatCGTCCTTCAAatgcccaagggcactagtgtttttgtggcgacagcgatagcgaTCATAATTTATAATCCGCCGACCCGGGTTCATTCCCTGGTGTTggaatgtttgtttctttctgttctcactcgcccctctggttgtttcactggttcccacaccgggaatcgaacccgggccttggcggtgagagcgccaaatcctaaccactgaCCACTAGACATTATTCATCGAAATCTACTCCTTTGCACCCAGGCAAGCCGTCACGTTAGCGCTCATTTTATATACAGCATGTTTTAGGGTTGTTTTCAGCAAGGATATGGGCCACAGGGTAGCCGCAGAAGAGACGTCTGTTGGCCTATTTATCGCTTATACTTTAATGagcgataaaaaaaaaataggtcaACAGTCGTCTCAGTGGCTAGGCCTCATGGCAGTTCGGCTAAGGGAGTACTGTCTTCGACTTATCATATGACCAtcaaattttcagaaaatgatgttGACAATAAATAATTTCTTAAAAATGTGAAGCTACAATGAGGTAATGCGACGCATTCCGattggctggaaccatgaaaaaaaaacggtatttccagaaaacttcaaggtatgcttAAAAATgcaacagcaagtgcagatcaCGGAATGgcaatgtttgttacgactattgttgccaatagcaataTCAATGatgtcattatgacgtcatacataTCTAAATATCCGCCATGTTGTATCCACAAccatgaattttcaaaaatacgttttttgcaacaaataatcgcaAGAGACAATGGAGAATAAAAACCttgattttttaacctccttgatttaggCAAGTTATAAAGTATATTATAAACTAGGCCAGGTTGTTGACCTTAGCCACATTCTGAACAATGGATATGGGATTACCCGTGGAAAaggaataataataataataataacaacatatGAGATGAAAAAGCATATCACGATATCTGATACACCTAGTTATTGTTCTTTATCTTTACACGGGTGGTTCTGTAAAACGTAAGTATGTACAGAAACGCTggtgtaaaaaaatacaacaatgcaTGTTTTTCGTCCGTTCAGAACGGACAGCACGTCGACTAATGAGAGATCCTAAGAATATATTGTCGTGAAGAGATTATCAACTAGTCATAtctaatcatagtacaatgctaaaattTCCATCAGAAAGGTAAACACAGATCAAattgtgtatacctttgtgttggaagaaagttcgGGACGGGGCCAAACTCGCTTTcaaggcaaactcccttccacagcaaactcccgtCCACAGCAAACACCCTTCCTCatcaaactccctttcccggcacaagagaacataggcAACGTTGAATATCGCGAACcaacgcacccccccccccaaatacacacacacacacacacacacacacacacacaccagcacacacacacacacacacacacacacacacacacacacacacacacacacacacacaccagcacacacacacaacagcacacacacacacaacagcacacacacacaacagcacacacacacacacacacacacacacacacacatacacacacagagacacacacacgtacacacacacacgtacacacacacacacacacacacacacacatacacacacacacacacacacacatacacacacacagagagacacacacagagacacacacagagacacacacacacgtacacacacacacacacacacacacagatacacacacacacacacacatacacacacacacacacacacacacatacacacacacagagagacacacacagagacacacacagagacacacacacacgtacacacacacacagatacacacacacacacacacacatacacacacacacacacacacatacacacacacagagagacacacacagagacacacacagagacacacacacgtacacacacacacacacacacacacacacagacacacacacatacacacagacacacacacagacacaaaacagccccgttcgaagactgcaacggaggctacacAGACGAGCTTCCATGATGTCCCTATTTAATGTTTAGATCACGCACTGATGACTGTCGGTCTTTGCAAAACACGTTGATAAAGCGTTTTGCACTTCTGTCGGCATTTCACAGACGAGGTGACGCGGGACAAGATGTCTCAGTTTTGGCGGGAACATTCCTCCCAGGCGTCCATTGAAGAGATGATGCTGGACGACGCCGCCAAAGAGCTGTCCAAAGATGAACTGCCTGAAATCCTGTCTCTGCTGCCTGGCATCGAGGGAAAAACCATCCTGGAGCTTGGGGCAGGCATTGGGTAGGTTTGACATGAACACCGCACAACTTGTGTtccttactctctctctctatttatatgcatgtacatgtacttcttttcaaaactt includes:
- the LOC118418314 gene encoding 2-iminobutanoate/2-iminopropanoate deaminase-like; this encodes MAGVVRRIISTAKAPAAIGPYSQAVVVGDTMYISGQIGMDPASGNLVSGGVVPEAEQALKNMGSILEAANIDYSHVVKATVLLADINDFAAVNEVYKKYFPANPPARAAFQVAALPKNGRVEIEAIAIANHIVDRS
- the LOC118418313 gene encoding 2-iminobutanoate/2-iminopropanoate deaminase-like, producing MAGVVRKIIAGRNPAIPLSQAVIVGDTMYISGQLGLDPSTPGKFVPGGVVPEAEQALKNMGSILKAANIDYSHVVKATVLLADINDFAAVNEVYKKYFPANPPARAAFQVAALPLGGRVEIEAIAIVSAIVDRPASKL